Genomic DNA from Entomoplasma freundtii:
AAAACGCTTCTTCAAAATTTCGAATTGGCTTCTCATTTGCCTTTAAGAATATTTATAAAAATTTTATTGTTTTTATAACTTTAAGTTTAAGTTTTGGCGTCATTCTTTATGCGGTGCAGTTTAAAGTGTCAATGTCCACCTTGTCAAGATCGTATGAAAGTTGAAATAAGCCTTATAAATCAGTTAACTATATGACTAACCTGCCGCTCTTTTCACAAGAACCAGCGGCTGATAACTATCTATTGAGTTACGAAACTTTTATTCCTAAATCAATGACTAATAGTCAATCAGACTTAAACCCAAAAGCAGTAAAACCATCTATTAAAACTCAAGTAAACGAACGATTAGAAGCAATTGATTTAACTACAAAGGAACTTATGGGTCCTAGTTGGCAAATTAATACTGATGCTGATCTGCAAAACTTAATTAGCACTTACTTTACCTCTTTATCTGACCCTAATAGTGATTTTCGTTTTCAAAATTATTATCTAACTAAAGATTTTACGAGTCATCATTTGGCTGAAATTACAGATCCAAAAGATGGTCCTGAGAAAAAGGAAGCTTTAATTCAGGAAATCTTGAATTGGATTGAAAAATTTAGTGGGGAGAAACCGTCGCGTGGGACGGAACAAATGATTAATAATTTAGTGGATGGTACTTTGCAAAAATACATTGAGCTAAACCAAAATTTTGGTTATTATGATGGTTTCAACATCTATTTTGGGCAACTTCCTCTTAATTATGATTCCCGAAGTGTTTTAAGTATTAAGGCTCATTATCCAAACAAGAATAAAAATTTGACAATGCTTGCTTATGAAGATGGTGATAAAGATACCCAGAAACATTTTAATTTTCGAGATTTAAATGAAGAGGACTTTTTTGTCAAGGGTAATTGGCATGGCGAGGAAGCGGTTTTTCTAAGAGTAAATGTCTCGTCACGATTAGCCAATGCTTATAGCCTTAAAACTAATAGCGTTTTACAAATGAATCTTGATGGTTTCAATACGGCGCGAAAAGATGGCTTAGCCTATTTAATTGTGGACAGGGTTGTTAAAGAGGAAACTATCGACTCAATGATTTATACTAGTCAAAATGCTTTAATGAATTATTTTGCTAATCCTGATTATTTACCATTTAGTGACCAGACACTCGCCAGCCTTCCCGATAAAGAAAAACAAAAAGCTGTTTATCAAGGTTTAAAAGCCGAGTTAATGAAAAACCCAAAATTAATTAGTAACACTGTTTTTGACCGCGATAATGATGTTCCATGGGGAATGCAAAATATCACTTTACCTTTTTACAATCAAAATGGTAATAATTTAGGACAACGGGCAGAAGACTTTTATAGTGACTCGTTAAGTTTGACTTATCTGTCGGAGTTAGGAACCAATGTAGTGGTCTTTGATATGGTAAGTAAACGGTTATCAAGTTCAATGTGACAAGTTAACACTATTCTTAACGAATTCGTTATCATTTTGCTTTTCTTGGCCTTGATTTTATCCTTAATCCTAATTACTTTAGTACTCTTGGAAAACCGCCCAGTCATCTTGCTTTTTAAGGCTATTGGTTACCAAAAAGCAGATATAAACTGGTATTTAATTAGTGGCTATTTTGTTGCTTCAATTTTAGCAATGGCCTTAGGGATTTTGATTTCTTTTATCGGCCTCAAAAATACTCAAGGTATCATTGCTGAATATTTAAAAATGAGCTTATATTTTGTTTGAAGTTGGGAATTTATTTTAGTAGCTCTTGGTCTTGCTGGCGGCTTTTGTGCGCTAATTGCCATCTCAGTGGTCGTTTTTACAAATTTCCAAAAACCAAGGGAGGCCTTTATGGTACTCTAATTTTATAGTTATTAAAATATTTTGCATAAAATTAAAGAGTAATGATAAGGCGCTATAAACATGACTTTTAAATTGGTTCTTAAGCAATCACTTCATGATTTTTTTAAAAAGATTTTATTATACGTGAGTTTCACGCTCTTTTTGGTGCTGTCAATTTCAATGTCAGTAGGTTTATTAACATTTAGCGCTAGTTTCACAAATCTTTTTCAGCAAAGTTTTGGGACTGCGCCTAATGCGATGTACAATGTGAATTATCGTTTTTTGCCAGCCTGAGTAAATAAGGAAGAAGTGGAAGATATTCCTGGTTATAAACTTTACCAAGTTCAAGAATCAATAAGTAAAGAAAATGATACCAAGAATAAGGCCTTTCAAACGGGAGACACTTCCCCATTATTAAACTTCATGATCGAAACCTTGGATTTGACAAATGAAGTAGAAAATAATCCAGCAATATTGCAAGATATAAAAGAATTATTGCTCATTGCCGGAACTCTAAATAATCGTGAAATGCATTTGTTACAATTATCCGATTTTATTGGCAATGACCTACTTAGCAACCAATTACACCTTAGCAATGACCAAATCATGTCTAAATTTAATGATGCTAATGAGAATCATAAAATAACTCTCCCAAATTTAATCAACCACTTAGTTCAAAAATACCATACAACTTATTTTTTGGGTGCCTATTTTGCTGAAAAATTTCATGTTGATGATAACCTAGTTTGAGCACAAACAAGTAATAAATTTGAACAAATTGGGTATGATAATGGGCCTCTTAAGTCTTTTTGAACTTATATGACCATTTCTCCTGACTTAATACCGAAGGATGTAGCGCCTAATTTTTATGATGAAACACCCTGGCAACTTCGTACTAACGAAAGTATTAAATTTAAATTACATCAACAAGTAAATTGGCATTCTGATAAATACCGCAATTATTTAAATAATTATAATTTTGTTTATGTGTCGCCGCGTTTCTTGCATGATAATAATTATCGCGTCGGTGATACTTTTAGTTTGACTTTTGCAAAACCAAAACAAACAAAACAAATAAATAAACTCTCCTTCCCAAAAAATGATGATGCCAATGATGATGAACCGAGCCGGCTGAACTTTGAGTTTTTGATTGCGGGGTCTATTACTAATACAGCTAATTTTTATAATTGGTCAGGTCCGATATTTTTATTGCCTCATCAATGAGTAGAAGCAAGTTGGAAGAATAGAACCACCAATTTGGTGCCAAAAACCATCATGGATCTCCAAGCTTGGAATGTCAAAAGTGCTAAAAAAGATTTAATTAAAGCACAAGATTATTTATCAGCAAAAATCTCAATGGATTTAACAAATCTCTCTAATCCAAACAAACCAGTAGCTAGTGAAGTTCGTAAGGCTTATATTGATACGTTGCCAATAAACGCTTTTGCTGTTTCAGAAGCGATTTTTAATTCCTTATCAATAACAGTGGGACTATTAGTCTTAGTTTTACTTTTTATTGTCTTCTTCTTTATTACAAAAGAAATTATTATTATGCAGCGCCAAACCTTAGTTTTTCTTAAGGCTTTAGGGGTAAGCAATAGTGGTTTGTCATTATTAACAACTTTTGCAATGCTAGTACCTTTGCTCATTGGGTTTCTAGGTGGCTTTTTTGGAAGCTTGGCAATGCAACAAATGATTAATGAAATTGCTCTTGAAAGTACCTCGTTATATATTAAATATTTCACTTTTCACTGATCATTTTTTGTTTTCCTAATTGCTGTCCTTATTGTAGTCACTGTGCTTTTCTTTATTATTAATGTCCTCTTTATTCGTAAGAACATTTCCACTTTTGAAAGCCAGGCCTTTATAAGGTCAAAGGGACCTGCCAAACTAATTCGTAATTTTAAGCAAAAAATTTCTGTACGGACTTCACCGAAGTTTCAAATAGGTCTTTCCTTTGCCTTTAAAAATATTGGTAAAAATCTTGTGACTTACTTTTTATTAACCATGTCATTTAGCATTATTTTATATGCTATTCAATTCAAAGCTTCATTTGCTACTTTATCAGGTCTATATGAACGTTGAAATATGCCTTACAAATCTGTTGTAACAATGAATAATGTTCCGGTTTTTGCCCCCTTACCTGATGGTGACGAGGCGAATACGGGTAACAAAAATGGTGATATTGAATATATTAGAAGCTATGACACTTTTGATAACGATTCCTCAACAAAACCACTTGGTATTAATCGCTTAAAAGCAGATTCTGGGGTTCTAGATAACGACGGTTTTGTATCGTTAGATGAAGTTATTAAGGCTTATCGAGAGAAATTGGTTGATGGCACCTTGGATTTCAATTGAAAAAATTATTATTTTACTCAATCTTTTACCAAGATGGTCTT
This window encodes:
- a CDS encoding ABC transporter permease; translated protein: MKLKLVLKQSFRDFTSKSILYLTFTLFLMLAISIFVGLISFGYGFQNLFRQTVGATNPNASLNFNRAYLPYWITAKEAKKDTNGYYKAQERDALITEFLKNLLPIPDGSEFQRLTLGIGHSRGDVTKLHRNEIFNDALLYDYFQQDSGLDQNLAIYNNQVQKIYEILDHEYQTNNLVSAYFMEKEVKENKNLLGYQRAVFDNDFVIESLGKQPMRWEYLRVNPKILGQDFYEETPWTLHENKASTIKFWQQVDWTKHQKERKNYNFIFVQPAFLHSKKLNIGDYVTLEVKNIDKFKKLPPNVKTQEFLIAGTATDSSNFYYSDNKPNFMIPYQWMANFYKINGVSQIPPPTIKRTLLLYLNEFGNDYQRGQDYISKVYNRRFRNLVNVRIIMESSTSWVSSLPRYAYDFTVQIFITIAYVVGFLVLFLLGVVFYFITQQVVMIQRRILFFLKAMGVYDSGLSFITTAALFVPILLGLIAGFFGALLVQKTMYSVALLDTAFYMPYFSFNYEFFLFLFGLSLVIWLLFFLINTILIKSSRFRMAQQINVHKTATLFQKLKFKLTKNASSKFRIGFSFAFKNIYKNFIVFITLSLSFGVILYAVQFKVSMSTLSRSYESWNKPYKSVNYMTNLPLFSQEPAADNYLLSYETFIPKSMTNSQSDLNPKAVKPSIKTQVNERLEAIDLTTKELMGPSWQINTDADLQNLISTYFTSLSDPNSDFRFQNYYLTKDFTSHHLAEITDPKDGPEKKEALIQEILNWIEKFSGEKPSRGTEQMINNLVDGTLQKYIELNQNFGYYDGFNIYFGQLPLNYDSRSVLSIKAHYPNKNKNLTMLAYEDGDKDTQKHFNFRDLNEEDFFVKGNWHGEEAVFLRVNVSSRLANAYSLKTNSVLQMNLDGFNTARKDGLAYLIVDRVVKEETIDSMIYTSQNALMNYFANPDYLPFSDQTLASLPDKEKQKAVYQGLKAELMKNPKLISNTVFDRDNDVPWGMQNITLPFYNQNGNNLGQRAEDFYSDSLSLTYLSELGTNVVVFDMVSKRLSSSMWQVNTILNEFVIILLFLALILSLILITLVLLENRPVILLFKAIGYQKADINWYLISGYFVASILAMALGILISFIGLKNTQGIIAEYLKMSLYFVWSWEFILVALGLAGGFCALIAISVVVFTNFQKPREAFMVL
- a CDS encoding ABC transporter permease, whose translation is MTFKLVLKQSLHDFFKKILLYVSFTLFLVLSISMSVGLLTFSASFTNLFQQSFGTAPNAMYNVNYRFLPAWVNKEEVEDIPGYKLYQVQESISKENDTKNKAFQTGDTSPLLNFMIETLDLTNEVENNPAILQDIKELLLIAGTLNNREMHLLQLSDFIGNDLLSNQLHLSNDQIMSKFNDANENHKITLPNLINHLVQKYHTTYFLGAYFAEKFHVDDNLVWAQTSNKFEQIGYDNGPLKSFWTYMTISPDLIPKDVAPNFYDETPWQLRTNESIKFKLHQQVNWHSDKYRNYLNNYNFVYVSPRFLHDNNYRVGDTFSLTFAKPKQTKQINKLSFPKNDDANDDEPSRLNFEFLIAGSITNTANFYNWSGPIFLLPHQWVEASWKNRTTNLVPKTIMDLQAWNVKSAKKDLIKAQDYLSAKISMDLTNLSNPNKPVASEVRKAYIDTLPINAFAVSEAIFNSLSITVGLLVLVLLFIVFFFITKEIIIMQRQTLVFLKALGVSNSGLSLLTTFAMLVPLLIGFLGGFFGSLAMQQMINEIALESTSLYIKYFTFHWSFFVFLIAVLIVVTVLFFIINVLFIRKNISTFESQAFIRSKGPAKLIRNFKQKISVRTSPKFQIGLSFAFKNIGKNLVTYFLLTMSFSIILYAIQFKASFATLSGLYERWNMPYKSVVTMNNVPVFAPLPDGDEANTGNKNGDIEYIRSYDTFDNDSSTKPLGINRLKADSGVLDNDGFVSLDEVIKAYREKLVDGTLDFNWKNYYFTQSFTKMVFDWLNANPKNIDAIGDYLKKAGFDDDFIWQAKDLITHALWAYNSVEQNFNYSQGFNIYLGRIFLNGGKGAPFTPRNILSMTTEWDERNVNFSLQAYENNDIETARHFQFNEKWKPEDFIVTIPKEKPTDVYFDKALKINVSKYAQSLYNLKIGQILTVNMPGFNTLDMKMHLIINDVVKEDSVLSNIYSSQAGLLQYLVEMADYYKNNSKIGPLNLVNINYESAYEAYSKLRDLNVSLSNTVYDAKSTLPWGLRNLVIPVAQHTGAPNSLLMRTNLATKAIDNWAPGTRIEDFFSPRLSNYFDSLKNNIMIFDRVTKATENKAKPFVLILNRFIIILAALSFIIALILITLILLENRRVILLFKAMGYRLSEVNWYLISGYFVAAILATITAIGISLGILNSTKSVITDYIGISVYFVWSWQFICLAFLMAAVFCLAISISIVTFTHLQKPRDAFAIL